Proteins encoded by one window of Nicotiana tabacum cultivar K326 chromosome 10, ASM71507v2, whole genome shotgun sequence:
- the LOC107762299 gene encoding uncharacterized protein LOC107762299, which produces MSEFGSESPRAWNIYTSSESQAQGKNLGSSANAISFGFVATAILISMFLIMALFEHLFKPTSDIVDSSLESGPLEKLAGSQRVSTTSYASDYTVLMPGQQYPTFIAQPAPLPCAREAVYWPSHDHSFAFP; this is translated from the exons ATGAGTGAGTTTGGTTCAGAAAGTCCAAGGGCGTGGAATATATACACAAGTTCAGAATCACAAGCACAAGGGAAGAATTTAGGGTCATCGGCGAATGCCATTTCATTTGGATTTGTAGCTACAGCTATTCTCATATCCATGTTTCTTATCATGGCTCTCTTTGAGCATCTCTTTAAGCCTACTTCAGATATCGTCGACAGTTCCTTGGAATCAGGGCCACTTGAGAAACTTGCAGGTTCCCAAAGA GTATCAACAACATCATATGCATCGGATTACACTGTATTGATGCCAGGACAGCAATATCCGACCTTCATTGCCCAGCCTGCTCCACTTCCTTGTGCAAGGGAAGCAGTTTATTGGCCTTCCCATGATCATAGTTTTGCCTTCCCCTAG